A genomic window from Gossypium hirsutum isolate 1008001.06 chromosome D10, Gossypium_hirsutum_v2.1, whole genome shotgun sequence includes:
- the LOC107914493 gene encoding phospholipase A1-IIdelta, translating to MAANQEAEPSWQELLGCKNWDSLRDPLHLSLRKLILRCGDFCQATYDAFNNDQNSKFCGSSRYGKSSFFDKVMLESASDYKVESFLYATAHVTLPQAFLLHSRSRESWDRETNWIGYIATTSDETSKALGRRDIYVVWRGTTRDYEWVNVLDAKLEPLEPLLRVDGSSNKEMGDSSSDSDSDSDNENEKPKVMLGWLTIYISDDPKSPFTRLSAREQLLGKIKELKERYKNENLSIVFTGHSLGASLAVLSAFDVVENGLVDNIPVAAFAFGCPQVGNKAFNDRMKRYPNLTVLHTKNIIDVIPHYPSLLLGYVYTGTELVIDTRKSPSLKDSKNPSDWHNLQAMLHIVAGWNGQEGEFELKVKRSLALVNKSCAFLKDECLVPGSWWVEKNKGLVRNEDGEWVMVPATDEDLPTPEA from the coding sequence ATGGCCGCAAATCAAGAAGCAGAACCGTCATGGCAGGAACTGCTTGGTTGCAAAAACTGGGACTCGCTTCGGGATCCTCTTCACCTCTCACTTCGCAAACTCATCCTCCGCTGCGGTGACTTCTGCCAGGCCACATATGACGCCTTCAACAACGACCAAAATTCCAAGTTCTGCGGTTCAAGCCGCTATGGCAAGTCCTCTTTCTTCGACAAAGTAATGCTGGAATCTGCCTCCGATTACAAAGTAGAATCGTTTCTCTATGCCACTGCTCACGTCACTCTCCCTCAAGCCTTTTTGCTCCACTCCAGGTCAAGGGAGTCCTGGGACCGCGAAACAAACTGGATTGGCTACATCGCCACTACGTCCGATGAAACATCGAAAGCTCTGGGTCGCCGCGATATCTACGTAGTGTGGCGAGGAACTACCAGAGACTACGAGTGGGTTAATGTTCTTGACGCAAAGCTTGAGCCCTTAGAGCCCCTTTTGCGAGTCGACGGAAGTAGCAACAAGGAAATGGGTGATAGTAGCAGTGACAGTGACAGTGACAGTGATAATGAAAATGAGAAGCCGAAAGTGATGCTTGGTTGGCTGACGATTTACATTTCTGATGATCCCAAATCGCCTTTTACAAGATTAAGTGCAAGGGAACAACTTTTGGGTAAGATAAAAGAGTTGAAAgagagatataaaaatgaaaatctaAGCATAGTGTTCACTGGGCATAGTTTGGGGGCTAGTTTAGCGGTTTTAAGTGCTTTTGATGTAGTTGAGAATGGTTTAGTGGACAATATTCCTGTGGCAGCTTTTGCTTTCGGTTGTCCACAAGTGGGGAATAAGGCATTTAATGACAGGATGAAAAGGTATCCAAATCTTACGGTTCTGCATACAAAGAACATAATTGATGTCATTCCTCACTACCCTAGCCTGTTGTTGGGGTACGTTTATACGGGGACTGAACTGGTAATCGATACCAGGAAGTCTCCAAGCTTGAAGGACTCAAAGAATCCCAGTGATTGGCATAATTTACAGGCAATGTTGCACATAGTAGCAGGGTGGAATGGACAGGAAGGAGAGTTTGAGCTGAAAGTGAAGAGAAGTTTGGCTTTGGTGAACAAGTCTTGTGCGTTTCTAAAAGATGAGTGCTTGGTGCCGGGTTCGTGGTGGGTGGAGAAGAACAAAGGGCTTGTGAGAAATGAAGATGGGGAGTGGGTAATGGTTCCAGCAACCGATGAAGACTTGCCTACACCTGAAGCTTAA
- the LOC107914495 gene encoding L10-interacting MYB domain-containing protein isoform X2, whose product MSTSAVEVSDEKVKAIWDKRLIEIFCDICIKEILKGNRPGTHFTKDGWLKIMTTFEKETGKGFSQRQLKNRWDALKKEWKVWKKLKGEDTGLGWNPIKRTVDASDDWWESRLQVVPEAKKFRTSGIDPEFEAKLDQMFMGIVATGDKAWAPSSGTLRSDFFEDVNNEIPEENEEENMRNDVHILNDVHISNDVHISNDVQMDGNG is encoded by the exons ATGAGTACTTCGGCGGTTGAAGTTAGTGATGAAAAAGTGAAAGCAATATGGGATAagagattgattgaaatattttgTGATATTTGTATTAAAGAGATATTAAAAGGCAATAGGCCTGGTACTCATTTCACAAAAGATGGATGGTTGAAAATAATGACCACATTTGAGAAAGAAACGGGCAAGGGTTTTTCACAAAGACAACTTAAAAATAGGTGGGATGCCCTAAAAAAAGAATGGAAAGTTTGGAAGAAACTTAAAGGCGAAGATACTGGTCTAGGGTGGAATCCTATAAAAAGAACTGTTGATGCATCGGATGATTGGTGGGAGAGTAGGCTCCAG GTTGTGCCTGAAGCTAAAAAATTTAGAACATCGGGCATTGATCCTGAATTCGAAGCGAAGTTGGACCAAATGTTCATGGGGATAGTTGCAACAGGTGATAAAGCATGGGCACCTTCTTCTGGTACACTCCGTAGTGATTTTTTTGAGGATGTTAACAATGAAAtacctgaagagaatgaagaagaaaatatgagaaatgatgttcacattttaaatgatgttcacatttcaaatgatgTTCACATCTCAAATGATGTTCAAATGGACGGAAAcggttaa
- the LOC107914495 gene encoding uncharacterized protein isoform X1, translating to MSIVDDYSGDESDEEREKKEILQCIECFNRLFVVASSSVQLYYEKYILRQPCMDSKQSGETWIREILDGHESRCIINFRMSKMVFTSLLRVLETRYNLQTSRNISSSEMLGIFLYILGIGAKVSQCRERFQRSGSTISRHFAIVLEKVSRMATDLIAPEDPFFSSIPEQIRKDSRYMPHFKDCIGAIDGTHIAAILPPNEQILYIGRKGIPTRNVILICVSHLSWLDGKDRHMTLEYFLMQFEIQNTNFRTHQMENIILLILVILK from the exons ATGAGTATAGTTGACGATTACAGCGGTGATGAAAGTGatgaagaaagagaaaagaaagagattttacaaTGCATAGAATGTTTTAACCGATTATTTGTTGTTGCTTCTTCTTCCGTGCAATTATATTACGAGAAGTATATATTGAGGCAACCATGCATGGATTCAAAACAGTCAGGTGAGACATGGATCCGAGAGATCCTTGATGGTCATGAATCACGTTGTATAATTAATTTTAGGATGTCTAAAATGGTATTCACAAGTCTGTTGAGAgttttggagacaagatacaacttacaaacttcaagaaacatatcttctagtgaaatgttgggaatttttttatacatcttgGGCATCGGAGCAAAAGTTTCCCAATGTCGAGAAAGATTTCAAAGGTCTGGATCAACAATAAGTCGACACTTTGCAATTGTGCTTGAGAAAGTTTCAAGGATGGCCACTGATCTAATTGCACCTGAAGATCCTTTTTTTAGCTCAATACCCGAACAAATACGTAAAGATTCTAGATATATGCcgcattttaag GATTGCATAGGTGCAATTGATGGTACTCACATTGCGGCTATTCTCCCACCAAATGAACAAATTCTCTATATTGGAAGAAAAGGTATCCCGACTCGaaatgttattttaatatgtgtttcacATTTATCATGGCTGGATGGAAAGGACCGGCACATGACACTAGAATATTTCTTGATGCAATTCGAGATCCAAAATACAAATTTCCGCACCCACCAAAtg gaaaatattatcttgttgattCTAGTTATTCTCAAATGA